In Bacteroides cellulosilyticus, the genomic stretch TAACCGTCTTTCGTCTTGAGTGCTCCATAAAAAGGTTTCAGGGTATCGCGGAATTGCTTTTGCAGTTCTTCGTTCCCGATAGCTTGCAGCATGGGTTTGTCGTACTCGTCCACGAGGATAACTACGCGTTGTCCCGTCTGCTCACAAGCTCGCTGAATGATGCCGGCAAAACGCAGGGAGAAGGAAGTCTCGGTCGGTCGGGTGCCATACAGACTTTCCCAATAGGCCAGATTATCATTCAGGATTTTCTCCAGGCTCTCCAAAGTGTCATACTTCTCTATGTTGAGGTCCAGGTGCAGTATGGGGTGCGTTATCCAATCCTTTTCCAGCTTTTCCACGGCCAGTCCGTTGAACAGCTCCTTCTTTCCCTGGAAGTAGGCTTCCAACGTAGAGATGAGCAGGCTCTTGCCAAAACGGCGCGGACGACTGATAAAGTAGTAACGTCCGGTTTTCACCATTTGATAAATCAATGCCGTTTTATCAATATAGAAATAGCCATCCTCACGAAGACTTTCGAAATTCTGGATGCCGATGGGAAAAATCTTATCGCTCATATTCTTCTACTTTTATACATCAATACACAAAAGTACTGATTTCTGTTTTATTCCCAATCGTAGAAGAGGTATTTATTTAAAAAGAAATCATTCCAACATGTCAAAGAACGAATGTGCTGTTGCCAGCTATGCCCAATGAAGGGATTGTCATTTCAAACGGTATTTGTTCAAGCAGATTTACAAATCCGCTGGAACGTACAGAATTATATATCTTTAGAGGCTAATCAGAACCACATTGCGTTTAATACTTTCCTGATACCAATCCCAATCTCGTCCCCATTGCCCATTTGGCCGGTTGAATTCAATTCTATAGTAGGGATCATTAGTGGTACATTTCACTTGTTCATTCGGAATGATATCAGTAAGGATGTTACTTATGCCTTGTGGAAAATTATGCCAACCCTCATCGTCAGACCAGTCACCAATAAAAGCTTTCCACTCATCCTGAGTAGGGAGTCTCCATCCACTGTATGCATTTCTTGCCCAACTGTCTGTCAGATTAGCAAAAGTTTCTGTAGTTTCTCCGGCATTTGCCCAGAACTTACCTGTATTATTATCCTTTCTGGCGAAGTATCCTTTGCAAATGGGCAGATAATTAATCATTTTAAGCGTATAATCCGGAAAATAGGCTGACTGATTACTTTTCAATACAATATTACCTATTGGTGTGTCGCCCCCTTTGCCTCCAAGGCAATAGTTATAACCACTAATATTGAAACGAAAGGTATCATAAGGTGCACCGGTAGTCCAGCTGCCGGTATGAGTGACACTAATAGCTCCGAAACTACTTGTTCCGGTAATATTGACACCTGCCGGAGAGTATACTTTGAAGGAGAAGTCATGTTTTCCGTATAAATTAGCGTTATCCATCACATCAAAGTAGCACCAGGTATTTGTCGCTTCATTGAAACGTACACAACTATAATCACTTGAGAAAGTGGGACGTGCCGCATCTTGAGCTAACGTAGCGGTAAGTTGTTTGCTATCGTCGGCGGCATTCTTTAGGTAGCAAGTGCTATTATTAGTTGCACCAAGCTGATCGCCGTTTCCATCCCAATAAATTTCGTATATCTTCTCGTAATTATTGGGAGCACTTATCACCCGCTGATAACACCAACTTCCGGGTGTAGTCAACGTGCTTCCTCCCAGCGAATAAACCTTTATCTGAGCTTTGGACTGCTTCCCAGTCGCGACACGATACATGTGTAGGGTATTGCCGCTTAGAGAATTCACGCTGGGTTCCATCGTGCCGGTGGCTGTTATCACAGGTGCCTGAAATTCTCTCGTGATATTTACTGTCATTCCTGTACCTCCGGCAGTGTTCGTGAACACGATTTGGGTATCACTGAAATTCGCCGCATCCTCTATCAGCTTGAAGGTAAAACTTATTGTTTTACTCTCCGGTGCGCTTCGTGTGGTTAGTGGTGTGGTGTTTTCCAACCACGACGGACATTTATTTACGGTCGGCTTGCTATAACTATCCATTGTTAGCGTGAATTGCCGCTCCTTGATGATGGGCATGGTAAGCGTGGCGGTGGTAGCCGTTATGGCTGATAGACTAATACCCTCTCCCTGGTCAGTTATCTGCAAGTTATTGATTCGGTTAGGCAGCAATTTCACCGTGATATTCCCGGCCTTCGCTTCCATTGTATTGTTTTTCAGGGTCACGGTAATATTTTTTTCCGTCAGGTCGGTGGCATCCGTACCTGCCCACCGGAAGGTATATTCCTGCGTAGTGTTCGTGCTTGAAGCCGGGGTGACGGTGATGCCCGCATTCTCAGGAATCTCTATCTTACTGCCGCCAATGGCTGTGACGGTTATCTTACCTGTGGATGCTCCGGAACTGAGTGTCTGTACCAGATAGAGTGTATTATCTGCCATGTCCCATTTGTTTATTCCATCGGGACTCATCGCGCCGCCTGTGGGTTTTACGATGGGGACGTCCAAAGTCGCATCTATATCTATCAGTATCACTTCCTCGCCACCTCCCGCTTTGTCCTTCAGGCAGAGGATGCCGCGGGGATAGTTGTCGCCTGTGTAACTCTCATCAAGAGTCACTTTATATTTCACTTGTTGCGTGGCACCTATATGTGCGGTGGTGATGGGGATTTCTTCCAGTTTCAGCCAGCCGTCCGCAGAGTTATCGCCATAGTAGCTTAGTTGCGCTTCGACTCCGGCATTGGAGCCGGTGGTGGCGGTAAAACTACTTCCTGTTTTAAGTGCCAGCGTAACAACACTAGTGTTAACGTCGTAAGTCGTTTCATCTACAGGCAACAGATTGGCTACGATGACAGCGTCGAGTCCGTTCTCAGGTTCGTAATCGTCTATATAGTCTCCCGTTTCCCAGTCCACCAGTCGGATGTTGGCTGTCAGTTCGAAGGGGTCGGCTTCGGTGATCTGCACTGTGTAGCGGTGGTTATGGTTTATTTCGATACGTGCCCCGTTACCATCGGACACGCGTTCGAAGGGGATGCGGTAAGACACCTCTTTCTTTTCATCCGTCAGGTTCATGGCATAAAGTCCTTTCAAAATCAGAAATCCTTCATCTGTCGCTTTGCAAGGATAGCAGTAGAAGGCTTTGGTGGTGGTGCCGACGTTAGCGTTCAGTCCGTCGAAGGCGCGGTAAGGGTACGTAATGAGTTGTCCGGGTGCGGCGGGAACATCGCCTGTGGGGCGGATGGGGAACAGCGTTACCCCTTGTCGCCCGTTGCCCATGGCAATGTCGGTAATGGTGAAATGAGATTTGGCGGCATCGTTCACCACATCGAAGCGTGCCACGGCACGGCTGAGCGAGACGTTCAGCCGCACAAATGTTCCCATGCTGTATTCCCGCAAGTCGACGGGCTGGCTGTTGGCACCGGACATGGGTAACGGGGTGAGCAGGATGCCGGCATTGAAACCGGTGGGCTCTAACAACGGGGTGCTTAGTTTGGTGAAGTCATTCTCGGTAGGGATGCCGGGTGCTATTACTGCATCTCCCGGTGTTCCTGCCTGATGTTGCGAACTTTGTTGCAGCGACGTATAATCGGTATACGCATGCCCTGCGGCATCATGCATGGCGGGTTGGTTTGCCACGCAATAAAATTTGGTAAACAAACCCTTGCGGGGATAGAACACCACATTCACTTTTCCGGCGGCTTCGTCCGATTTCAATTCAAGCGGGGAAGCACCCACGGGCAGTGTCCCGACTTCCGAACGATAGGTGAACCGTTCCTGAAATGTGTAAGGTCCTTCTTCCTTATCGCTGCCGAATGCATAAATATCAAAACTTTCAATGCGATTCTCATCCTCTTCGGCTATGCCGTCGCGGGGCGTAGCACGGCTTTCCGGTGTACCGTTCACCAGAATCAGCTTGTTCTGCAGTGAGATTACCACCGAGCGGCGGTTAGGGTCATTTGCCAGCGGGTTCTCCGGTTTTTCGGGAATTCCGCCTATGGTTTCCACCTCCGAGGTGCATCCTGCCGTCAGGCATGGCAGAAGCACCAATGAGAGGCGTAGAAAGAACTTAGCTAATGATTTCATTCCTTGTAGCATTTTTATGCAGTTACTATTTATTTTCATTCTTCATTTTCTTCAGGTTTTTCCTCGCCTTTTCCGGCTCTATGCCCAATGCCTTACGGAACCATTCCTCGGCTTTCTTCCGGTCACCTTCCAGATACGCCAGTACGCCGAAGTCATTCCACGCACGCGGCTCGTCCGCCACCTTATCCAGATATTGCCGGGCGCTTATCGGGTCGCCCGCCATGATCACCGCCGAAGCGACATTGATGTTTGCCAATGCATCGTCCGGGAAGTGATAAGCGGCTATCTCATAGACTTCACGGTATTGCTCCGTGCCGGGACGGTAGAAAGCCGCTACACGGTACATCTCCTGCAATGACAGCAGGCGGGGATGTGTATATATCAGGCTTGCCGCCTCTTCGATATTGAAAGCGCGGGCTTCATAACCCACCGTAACCCGTATGCGTCTCAACTGCGGGAAATAGTCTTTCAGGAGTTCCCGGTAGACAGTTCCCCCGTACATATCCATCAACTGCTTTTCACGTCCTTCAAAAATGCCTGTGCGTGAAATAAGAGTCAATATCTCGTCACCATGTTTCATGGGATACTGTTTCAGCAGTTCCACCAGCCCGTCCCAATCTTCGGGTATGGAAGATACTTTATAAAGGTTGTGCCCCGGTGCATACGTTGCGCACATATATTCCTTGAAACAGCGGGCGCGGTTGGAGGCAAGTTTTTCATTGTCTTTGTATGTCCCATCGGGTGAAGCGTAGCCGCAAATGGAAATTTCAGAGATGCTTGCCAGATTTCCTTTGGTGAGCGGACGCATCAGGCTGTCCAGCTTCTCCAGTTCCGAACGGTTGTTGTGGAACTCACGGCGGACATCATAAATTCCAGTAGGGTAGTCTATATATAAGGTGGCGCTTTCCGAACGGTGTTTCTGGGTTTCCATCTCAGGGGTGAGGTAAGTCACCATTGCCGTACATTCGGCGCAAGGCATACACTCCGGGCTGCTTTTCGTTTTCCGGTGGTCGGTGACGGTTTCACGTCTTTCTTCAACTGCCTGTGGAACGGCAAGTTGCTCCTGTGCAATCATTACCTGTTTTTGCGGAGCAACTATCTGTTTTTGTGAGCTTACTATCTGTCCCTGCGGAACCTTGAAAGGACTGTTCACGGCAAGGTCTGCTATCAACGGTTCTACTCCGAGAATCTTCATCCGGCAACAATCCCGTTGCTCGCGCATCAGCACCAGCGAGGCGTGTTCCATCCACGGACTGTAAGCGACGGACACATGATAGCCGATACTGTCTTTCCGGTTCCGGGCATAAAGTGTGCGGTAAGGAGGAATATAACCGGGTGCGGGTTGGAGCACCTGCTGCCTGTGGTCAGCACGGGCACGCCGACGTCCGCTCACCACCACTGCCGGGAGTTCCTGCAAGCGTCCTGCACTGCGCAGCACGGGCGTAAAGCGGTAAGCCTCCGCATTCCCTGCTTTTGTATCATCCAGATTCAACAGCAGTTCTATATGAAGACTGTCCCCTTGCGTAAAGACATGCGAACTGAGTACCGGAGTTCCGCCCGCCCATGCTTCCGCAGCCAGCAGTACCCCAACCAAGCCTCCTATTATATATTCCATCCCTTTCATTCTTTCACTCTTTCATTTTTTAATTCCTTCATTCCTTCATTTTTTCATTCTTAGCCTACCCCAGTCCTCCTCCTTCCGTCCAGTCCGACGCATTCATTTGCGTCACCACAATCGTCCGCCCTATGGTTACCAGCAGGTCGAATTCTTGTTCCGTGTTCTCATCCAGACTGACAGGCAGTTTGCGAAAGAATAGTTGCAGGTCTATCTCCTTCATAATCCTTTCATTTCCCCGGTAGATACTCAGCAACGGGTGCGAACCCGATGTCAGGCGGTACGTCACCAGTTCCCCCGTCAGTTCGTCATTGTAGTTCATTGCCGCCCGGGTCTGGTGCCACGTCACCGGACTGCCTATGGAGGGGAATGTGAAAGCCCCGTCACCCACAGCCAGCGGTATGTCGTAACCTGCCGGAAAACCGTATTCGCAAGGCACGCCCCGCATACGGAGCGTATATCCGCCCGTTCCTTCCGCAGGATAGTAACCGTCTTCCCAATGTACGGTTATCCGGAGTACGGCGTGGCAGTGTGTCAGGTATACGGTCCTGTTCACTGAAACCCCTGTGGCGGGAACTTCGAATGTGCCATATCCGTAATAGAGCCGTTCGGTATTGGTCCGGTATCCTCCTGAGGGTGTTCCCGTGGCCGAGGTCATTACCAGTTCACGGACTTTTGTCACACCGGGTTGCGGCGGGGGTAGTATATCGCTTTCATATCTCCAGTTCCCCCATGACACGAGGGTGTAGCGTCCGGGAGATAATTCTCCCTGCCAGTATTCCAGACTGTCGCCCTGCAACATCCGGGTATCCACCAGCACCCCGTCCGCATCGAAAAGGAACTGCCGGATATTATCCACATACATGGCGAGCTGTCCGGCATCGGGTCTTCCGGCATAGCGGTAATTCAGCCGTACATTGTAGGGACACACTCCCGGCTCGTCAAAATCGAACGTGCAGGAGGTGCAGAACCAGAGTATGCAGCAGAGAATTACCATAACTTTCATCGTATGAAATAAATGAGTGACACCCCGGCCCGTGTAGGCCCGAAATAATTCCTTTTATAATGTCCCATGCGCTCGCCGCAGCCCGCGCACCGGTATTTGTCGTATTCCATGCGGGCGTAGCCGCCACCTATCACGGCCTCCACGGAGAAGCGGTCGCCCAGTACCCAGTGATAACCGTAGGTGATGCCCCCGCCATACAGGTCACCCCGGTAAATGATGTCTTCCATGCCCGAAAAGAAGGGAATCTGCCCCACATTATAATAAGCGTAATGTCCGTGCACGCCGAAGAAATGCCCCTCGAATTTGCGGCAGGGCCAGTAGCGCAACTCCGGTTGCACCAGATAAAGGTTCAGTTTCATGTCATTGCCGAATTTCCATGCGTTGTAAGCGCCGTTCAGTACCATTGTGAAATGACGGTTGATGCTGGTTTCCACCCCTGCATTCGGGGTGGTGGTTCCCCATAACAGCAGGTCGGTGCGCAATGCCACACGTTGGGCAAAGGCAACGATACCCACTGGGCAAAGTAACAGGATTAGCATATAAAGTCGTTTCATGGGTAATCAGGATTTATAATAGGAGTCGGATGTGGGTTATGGCATGGTTATAGCATTGTTGCCCATTAGGAATTCACTGAGGGGGAGTTCGGCTATGGAAATCTCCATCAGATAGACGCGTGTCATTTGGTTGATGATACCCAGTTTACGGGCTGTTGTCCCGTAGCAGGAATAGAAATCCTCATCGCTGGGACGGTTGAAGTAGATACCTTCGCCCAATGCTTCAAGAATGGAGAGGAGGTTGATTTTGTGATATTCGCAGGCGAGGCGGTAAGATTCGGGCAGGTTGTCCGGCTGGTTCTCCGCCAGCATAATCAGATGTCCTTTTGAGAGAGCCTGCAACAGATAGGCTATTTCGGAAGGGGAATAATTGAAGGAAGTGCTCAACTGATAATCCTTATATTGGATGTCGTGTAGTACTGCCAGGGCGAGTTTGGTTCTGAGTGTTAACATAGCGCTTGCTTTTTATGTAGATTATTGTCTGTTTTGTTAAGGATGTTCCGATTCCCGGTAGGAAACGGAACAAGCGGCGGCGTAAGCATAGGACAGGCGGATAATACTCATCTTCCATTTTAAAAAGGCGGACAATTCTTCGTTTTTCCTCCTTGTATTCTTCAATTTAATAATGAGCTTCCCCCATATTGAGGTATGGGTAAGGGGAGTCGTATCTCCAAACAAAAAAAGTGAAAGCTTTTTAATCTATACAAAGACCTTTTGAAGCAGTATATCATATTATTACAATAATATCCTATTTTTTGACATGACTTTTTAAGACAAAATCTAACTTTCAGGATAAGAGAGTTGTTTTTGTCGTGTCTGATGTTGTAAACTAACCGATTTTTTACAGAAAAGAGGGAAACTTCGATAAGTATTTCCAGTTTTCCTTGTTTATCTCAATTGAAAACAGTTCCTTTACCACCGGAATCGTTCCGTTTCCTACCGGGAATCGGAACGCCTGTATGAAGCTCATTTTTAGATATTTTTCTTTCTTTATCGTTCCTATTTCCTTTTCCCTTTTCTTTTTCTTTCCTCTTCCATTCCTTTTCTGCCATCGGATTAACCAATGCTGCCATCTGCAAGTTCACCACCGCCAGTTGTTCTGTAGAAAACGAGCGCAGATAAGTATGCGTAATCTCTTCCGAAGCATGGCTCAACCCCGCACTAATCTTAGACACCGGAATATCCTCATTATACGCCAATGTCGCCCACGTATGTCGTGCTACATAAGAAGTCAGCCTCACCCCCAATCCCAACCGGATAGACAACCGGTATAAATGCTTATTATAAAGCCGCAAAGCACTCTCATACTGTCGTCTCTCTTCTGGAATACTCCCCGGATTCCGAATAATTCTCAGCAGATAAGGTGAATCCGGATTCTCACACCTATACCTCTCAATAATCTCCCACATCCACGGCTCCAGCGTAATACTCAGCACCCTTCCCGTCTTACTCCGGTGATAGTACAGCACATTATCATGAATATCCGTCTTCCTCAAATAAGCCAAATCAATAAAAGGAATCCCCCTCAGATAATAAGAAAGAATAAACAGGTCCCGTGCCATCCCCAACCTCGGTGCATCCTTCAAATCCGCCTCCGCCACCGCCCGAAGCTGTTCAATATTCAACGCCCGTTTCCTTGTCTCCTCATACCCCATAAAAATCCCGTTAAAAAGCTGCCGTGTATCCTTCAACAACTTTTCCTTTTCAGCCTGCCGGCAAATAGCCCGCAGTGACCGAAAATAACACGCCGAAGTATTCGGTGAACACCCCGAAGCCAACAAATAGTGTTCAAAACTCAGGAAAACACCCGCTGTCAGATTCCTAAAATCCAACAATTCCATATCCGTAAACCTCTCCAAACTATGCAGCATACTACGGCACGTATGTTCTGCAGAGAACTTGAACAAATCGTCCAAAGTTTCCGCATGAGCTATAATAAACTCCTTCAATGTCTTAATTCTCATTCCAGTGTTCTTTTAATTAATGGTTATTTCCTCCCCAACCCCACTCTACATCATTTGTTTTGGGGTGAGAAAAGAGATAAACGTCAAAAGTAAGAACAGGAGGAAAGGATGCTTGTTATGAAACACGCATAAATGATTGTTGTTATGCTACAGAGGGCAAAAAAAGGAATATGGAAGAAAAAGGAAATTCAAAAAACAGGCACTGCATATTATACAATATATACCGAGTTATCTATAAACAATCAATCTCCTTTACCATTACCATATCAGAACAGTAATGATAAAGGAGAAAATAATCTAATTGTAACCTCTCAGGAGCTCACTCCAACCGACTCTTAAAAGCAGCCGGCAACTCCGGCATAGCCCCGCTCTGTGTACAGACATAAGCCGAGACTTCCACCGCCAACTTATGAGCCTCGGGCACCGGCTTTCCGCTAAGTATGGCAGACGTGAAAGCCGCAGTAAATGAATCTCCCGCACCAACGGTATCGGCAACCGGAACCCGTGGTGTATCCTGGAAAGATACAACGCCCGGAGTAAACACATAACTGCCGTTCGTACCGCAAGTCAGAATCAACATTTTCAGGTTATATTTAGCCAGGAGTATCCAGCATTTATCCTGCAAGTCAATCCCCGGATAGCCGAAGATACGGCTGATAGTAACCAGCTCCTCATCATTGATTTTAAGAATGTTGCAACGGCTCATAGACTCGCAAAGAATCTCTTTCGTATAGAATCCCTGACGGAGATTGATATCGAAAATCTTTATCTGTTCATCCCCATCGGGCATCGTGTCCAGAAAACGTTGAATAGTAGCACGACTCACGGGACTGCGCTGAGCCAGCGAACCGAAGCAAACAGCACGGGTAGAAAGAGCCAGACGCTTCAGTTCATCCGTAAAAGGAATGTTGTCCCAAGCCACATCTTCCTTGATTTCATAACAGGGAACACCTACGGCATCAAGAGTAACCTGCACCGTACCTGTAGGATAATCCACCTGCTCTATCTGACAAGTCAGTTTCTTTTGGGCAAAAACATCCAATATTTCCTGTCCGTCAGCATCACGTCCCACTGCACTCACTACACGACTATCAAAACCAAACTGTGATACATGATAAGCGAAATTGGCAGGCGCACCACCTATTTTCTTTCCTTCGGGCAGCACATCCCAGAGTGCTTCCCCCATTCCTACGATAATTTTATTCATGATATGATTTATGATTTATGAAAACTATTATTTCTTTATCTTCAAAGTATAGTACAGCAAATAAAGTACTCCGATAGTCATCACGGCTACTGCACCACTTTGTCCTACGGCATCACTTGCCAATCCCATTGCCAACGGAAAAACAGTTCCACCAAAAAGTCCCATTATCATCAGCCCGGAAACTTCATTCTTCTTGCCGGGCATATACAGCAACGCCTGTGAGAAGACAATCGAAAAGATATTCGAGTTTCCGTAACCTATCAGCGCAATGCAAATA encodes the following:
- a CDS encoding DUF3868 domain-containing protein, with the protein product MEYIIGGLVGVLLAAEAWAGGTPVLSSHVFTQGDSLHIELLLNLDDTKAGNAEAYRFTPVLRSAGRLQELPAVVVSGRRRARADHRQQVLQPAPGYIPPYRTLYARNRKDSIGYHVSVAYSPWMEHASLVLMREQRDCCRMKILGVEPLIADLAVNSPFKVPQGQIVSSQKQIVAPQKQVMIAQEQLAVPQAVEERRETVTDHRKTKSSPECMPCAECTAMVTYLTPEMETQKHRSESATLYIDYPTGIYDVRREFHNNRSELEKLDSLMRPLTKGNLASISEISICGYASPDGTYKDNEKLASNRARCFKEYMCATYAPGHNLYKVSSIPEDWDGLVELLKQYPMKHGDEILTLISRTGIFEGREKQLMDMYGGTVYRELLKDYFPQLRRIRVTVGYEARAFNIEEAASLIYTHPRLLSLQEMYRVAAFYRPGTEQYREVYEIAAYHFPDDALANINVASAVIMAGDPISARQYLDKVADEPRAWNDFGVLAYLEGDRKKAEEWFRKALGIEPEKARKNLKKMKNENK
- a CDS encoding FimB/Mfa2 family fimbrial subunit — encoded protein: MKVMVILCCILWFCTSCTFDFDEPGVCPYNVRLNYRYAGRPDAGQLAMYVDNIRQFLFDADGVLVDTRMLQGDSLEYWQGELSPGRYTLVSWGNWRYESDILPPPQPGVTKVRELVMTSATGTPSGGYRTNTERLYYGYGTFEVPATGVSVNRTVYLTHCHAVLRITVHWEDGYYPAEGTGGYTLRMRGVPCEYGFPAGYDIPLAVGDGAFTFPSIGSPVTWHQTRAAMNYNDELTGELVTYRLTSGSHPLLSIYRGNERIMKEIDLQLFFRKLPVSLDENTEQEFDLLVTIGRTIVVTQMNASDWTEGGGLG
- a CDS encoding DUF3575 domain-containing protein, with protein sequence MKRLYMLILLLCPVGIVAFAQRVALRTDLLLWGTTTPNAGVETSINRHFTMVLNGAYNAWKFGNDMKLNLYLVQPELRYWPCRKFEGHFFGVHGHYAYYNVGQIPFFSGMEDIIYRGDLYGGGITYGYHWVLGDRFSVEAVIGGGYARMEYDKYRCAGCGERMGHYKRNYFGPTRAGVSLIYFIR
- a CDS encoding tyrosine-type recombinase/integrase; its protein translation is MRIKTLKEFIIAHAETLDDLFKFSAEHTCRSMLHSLERFTDMELLDFRNLTAGVFLSFEHYLLASGCSPNTSACYFRSLRAICRQAEKEKLLKDTRQLFNGIFMGYEETRKRALNIEQLRAVAEADLKDAPRLGMARDLFILSYYLRGIPFIDLAYLRKTDIHDNVLYYHRSKTGRVLSITLEPWMWEIIERYRCENPDSPYLLRIIRNPGSIPEERRQYESALRLYNKHLYRLSIRLGLGVRLTSYVARHTWATLAYNEDIPVSKISAGLSHASEEITHTYLRSFSTEQLAVVNLQMAALVNPMAEKEWKRKEKEKGKGNRNDKERKISKNELHTGVPIPGRKRNDSGGKGTVFN
- a CDS encoding carbohydrate kinase family protein: MNKIIVGMGEALWDVLPEGKKIGGAPANFAYHVSQFGFDSRVVSAVGRDADGQEILDVFAQKKLTCQIEQVDYPTGTVQVTLDAVGVPCYEIKEDVAWDNIPFTDELKRLALSTRAVCFGSLAQRSPVSRATIQRFLDTMPDGDEQIKIFDINLRQGFYTKEILCESMSRCNILKINDEELVTISRIFGYPGIDLQDKCWILLAKYNLKMLILTCGTNGSYVFTPGVVSFQDTPRVPVADTVGAGDSFTAAFTSAILSGKPVPEAHKLAVEVSAYVCTQSGAMPELPAAFKSRLE